In Brachypodium distachyon strain Bd21 chromosome 2, Brachypodium_distachyon_v3.0, whole genome shotgun sequence, one genomic interval encodes:
- the LOC100831037 gene encoding pentatricopeptide repeat-containing protein At4g35850, mitochondrial, producing the protein MGLLKNSLLLQGQLRHATAAAAGVGRRGVATSTEEYMRRNYANNVSEYNTVIGSLVQQRRPYLLRDAYDDMILDGVQPVRDTFHNLIVGTMKGSRMQDAFYFRDQMREMGLQPDVNLYNFLISTCGKCQNSDAAILLLEEMKAHGVKLKGETYICLLNALAATGRTDQVYAIVRDMTAAGLGLNKFCYAGLITAFKNKTPTSEDTTAKILEFVQQSKGWQYVERVANDSAENIMMNVSEEELYNLPTAEYAHRRGFIFKQLTIYHVAVHACADLRSKETLEALLDMLTKDGFTNDAFIVMHAVRCYLRCGDIDSAVKMFEEFSSSKPTPAELYVKLAEGAMIGYTPRGMQLAQETLEKMTKRNLFLNPKMGTDLLLAASGEKTGGYTTANYIWDLLQARKIIPALPAVEAYHKGLKEREIPSDDPRLLNVAHTLDNLQLRFGPRRNTQ; encoded by the exons ATGGGCCTCCTCAAGAACTCCCTCCTGCTCCAAg GGCAGCTGCGCCAtgctacggcggcggcggcgggggtggggcggcgcggcgtggcGACGTCGACGGAGGAGTACATGCGCCGCAACTACGCCAACAATGTCTCCGAGTACAACACCGTCATCGGGTCCCTCGTCCAGCAGCGCAG GCCCTACCTGCTTCGTGATGCTTACGATGACATGATACTAGACGGGGTGCAGCCCGTGCGGGACACATTCCACAACCTCATAGTTGGTACCATGAAAGGCAGCCGGATGCAAGACGCTTTCTACTTCCGTGATCAGATGAGAGAAATGGGCTTGCAGCCAGAT GTCAACCTTTACAATTTCTTGATATCTACTTGTGGGAAGTGCCAGAACTCAGATGCAGCGATATTG CTTTTAGAAGAAATGAAAGCACATGGCGTGAAGTTGAAAGGGGAAACCTACATTTGTCTGTTGAATGCGCTTGCAGCCACAGGGCGTACTGATCAAGT TTATGCAATAGTTCGTGATATGACTGCCGCTGGTCTTGGATTAAATAAGTTTTGTTATGCTGGACTGATAACTGCATTCAAGAACAAGACACCAACCAGTGAGGATACTACAGCAAAA ATTCTCGAGTTTGTCCAGCAGTCAAAAGGTTGGCAATATGTTGAAAGAGTAGCAAATGACAGCGCTGAGAATATAATGATGAATGTGTCAGAGGAAGAGCTATACAACCTGCCAACAGCAGAATATGCACACAGACGGGGATTTATCTTTAAGCAGTTGACAATTTATCATGTTGCTGTCCATGCTTGTGCAGACTTGCGGAGCAAAGAG ACGTTGGAAGCACTTCTTGACATGCTCACTAAAGATGGATTTACTAATGATGCCTTCATTGTGATGCATGCTGTTAG GTGTTATCTTCGATGCGGAGATATTGATTCCGCTGTTAAGATGTTTGAAGAGTTCTCAAGCTCAAAACCCACACCTGCAGAGTTGTATGTG AAGCTTGCGGAGGGAGCTATGATTGGGTATACTCCAAGAGGAATGCAACTTGCTCAAGAAACCTTG GAGAAAATGACTAAAAGAAATCTCTTCTTGAATCCCAAGATGGGAACTGATCTTCTACTTGCAGCCTCTGGTGAAAAG ACTGGTGGATATACAACTGCAAACTATATCTGGGATCTTCTGCAAGCCCGCAAGATCATTCCAGCACTTCCTGCGGTCGAAGCATACCACAAGGGATTGAAG GAACGAGAAATTCCTTCCGATGATCCACGGCTTCTGAACGTTGCACACACTTTGGACAACCTGCAACTCCGGTTTGGGCCAAGGAGAAATACTCAGTAA
- the LOC100831344 gene encoding SUN domain-containing protein 2 has translation MSASTAAIPTTNTNGNHALSVDSHSSQDVRRRTAVVAKKIATAELLTERGVNGVSDDKITGKKDIGHTIRGESVIEKPKYSSEGRKDAFASATTAEHRKKSATKQEKAKWEIALSVLMKLCLLISAIAWMGQVFWRWQNGDLSFTALDLESRLSKVEGFKKTTKMLQVQLDILDKKLGNEIGKAKTDAGKQFEDKGNKLEAKMKTLEGKTDILDKSLAELRDMGFVSRKEFNEIVSQVKKKKGANSDISLDDVRIIAKEIVEMEITRHAADGLGMVDYALGSGGGKVVKHSEPFKKAKSILPRRSEAHKMLEPSFGQPGECFALEGSSGFVEIKLRTGIIPEAVTLEHVDQSVAYDRSSAPKDFQVSGWYQGPEDDSDKQPRTTVNLGEFSYDLQKSNAQTFQLDRTTADARVINTVRLDFSSNHGNSELTCIYRFRVHGNEPGSLGTWA, from the exons ATGTCTGCTTCAACTGCTGCAATACCGACCACAAATACAAATGGAAACCATGCACTGAGTGTGGATTCACATTCCAGCCAAGATGTTAGGCGGCGAACAGCTGTTGTTGCAAAGAAGATAGCCACAGCTGAGCTTCTTACTGAACGTGGAGTTAATGGGGTCTCAGATGATAAGATCACTGGCAAGAAGGATATTGGTCATACGATCCGTGGAGAGTCAGTTATTGAAAAGCCAAAATATTCGAGCGAGGGAAGAAAAGATGCATTTGCTTCTGCAACCACTGCTGAACATCGAAAGAAAAGTGCTACTAAGCAAGAAAAAGCCAAGTGGGAAATTGCCTTAAGTGTGCTCATGAAGCTTTGCCTTCTTATTTCGGCTATTGCTTGGATGGGGCAGGTGTTCTGGAGATGGCAAAATGGAGATTTATCATTCACAGCTCTTGATTTGGAGAGCAGGCTATCCAAGGTGGAGGGGTTCAAGAAGACAACCAAGATGCTTCAGGTACAGCTGGACATTTTAGATAAGAAGCTAGGAAATGAGATTGGCAAAGCAAAAACGGATGCCGGAAAGCAATTTGAAGACAAGGGTAATAAGTTAGAGGCCAAGATGAAGACATTGGAGGGCAAGACTGACATATTGGATAAGTCACTTGCTGAATTGAGAGACATGGGTTTTGTCTCTAGGAAAGAATTCAATGAGATTGTGAGTCAggtgaagaaaaagaagggtgCTAACAGTGACATAAGCTTGGATGACGTAAGAATAATTGCCAAGGAGATAGTGGAGATGGAGATTACCAGGCATGCAGCAGATGGCCTTGGTATGGTGGATTATGCATTAGGATCCGGTGGGGGTAAAGTGGTTAAGCACTCGGAACCTTTTAAGAAGGCTAAGAGCATTCTTCCACGTCGTAGTGAAGCTCACAAAATGCTGGAGCCGAGTTTTGGGCAGCCAGGAGAATGTTTTGCACTGGAAGGTAGTAGTGGATTTGTGGAAATCAAACTCCGGACAGGAATTATTCCTGAGGCAGTCACTCTAGAGCATGTCGACCAG AGTGTGGCCTACGACCGATCTAGCGCTCCTAAGGATTTCCAGGTCAGTGGCTggtaccaaggaccagaagatgATTCAGATAAGCAACCACGCACGACGGTAAATCTAGGAGAGTTCTCTTATGACCTTCAGAAGAGCAATGCCCAGACTTTCCAACTAGACAGAACCACCGCTGATGCACGGGTCATCAACACGGTTCGGCTTGACTTCTCCTCAAACCATGGGAATTCAGAGCTGACATGTATCTATCGCTTCAGGGTGCACGGCAATGAGCCTGGCTCTCTCGGAACCTGGGCGTAG